One region of Vibrio sp. FE10 genomic DNA includes:
- a CDS encoding restriction endonuclease: MKIEVVCKKGEAQKVKGDLFENLASDLLNAQNYEVTEEVRVTGSELDLLCKHRVSNKEIYVECKAQKDKIGSPIITKLIGTVVAHDYQEGWLVSTAEFGKDALGLADKIKSKPIAESSKYSFYTPDRVVDSLISAGVIVRFPTEKAEAFAGVDNLGSTTLLISELGRFWCVYTLKGGSPSGVLVYSAKTGLHITDTDTLTNISKLDSTLAKYDLFVGEVKALNKISLTKPQKLPSVVEVQIGDSWDDYRPARPKDFVGRDELQKNILSFLGSIRDKESSTRIFAITGNSGLGKSSLIAKLRDRAKNKHYKNKYYVFAVDIRGAKSPNYINAALLKALKEAQNFGVGDKIELKLSDPDAPLSSDSIQTYLESVEKQDKVICLVFDQFEELYSKPELFSVFESAKSLMLEVAALKGNLALGFAWKTDSTTQQDHPAYHMWHELKDLRREYRLEIFDSGEVSKSITTFEKEFDQKITPDIRHQITYACQGFPWLLKKLCINLRESYKRGSSADVSLADLDVARLFANDLEQLSQSERTCLDIIADRAPADWSEIIELSSVADVNQLVHKRMIIRSGDRLNIYWDIFKDYLITGKVPFIPYNYTPTSDFFALMSLARELKFDCFTSSNDLVEKLQKTEKTILNVGSDLVMFGIAERNGSNFKLHSQVTELTDFNCLTIIRRKLARHSFKLSLYKQFAGQVVNHKQLLDTFKASMPKTGHSDNTWSVYSRRLTKYLQLTGFLVQTGQDYTIQDSAVAAVSTEQFKVRHKGKQRSKVFSSTVSPHRAMQTFKAFQASGNFIELENQGHRNQLSVLKRFELIVLNDAGSYAINHALIDKHGGDVEALWIAAKNEPAVQKCIEYLSNDLSLNGAKVGELIANDFGLTWKEGSRKRGGNSIRQWSLWVKQGIEDSSIPSLPGRNSKS; this comes from the coding sequence ATGAAAATAGAAGTTGTATGTAAGAAAGGTGAAGCCCAAAAGGTAAAAGGCGACCTATTCGAGAACTTGGCATCGGATTTACTAAACGCGCAGAACTATGAAGTTACCGAAGAAGTTCGAGTTACAGGTTCGGAGCTTGATTTACTTTGCAAGCATCGTGTTAGCAACAAAGAAATCTACGTCGAATGTAAAGCGCAGAAAGACAAGATTGGCTCACCTATAATCACCAAGTTAATCGGTACGGTTGTCGCACATGATTATCAAGAGGGGTGGTTAGTATCTACAGCGGAGTTTGGCAAAGATGCACTCGGACTTGCAGACAAAATAAAGAGCAAGCCAATCGCTGAATCATCTAAGTACAGCTTCTATACTCCAGATAGAGTCGTAGACTCTCTGATCTCTGCCGGAGTTATTGTTAGGTTCCCGACAGAAAAAGCGGAAGCATTCGCAGGGGTTGATAACCTAGGTAGTACAACTCTACTAATCTCGGAACTTGGTCGCTTTTGGTGCGTTTACACTTTGAAAGGAGGCTCTCCAAGCGGTGTTTTAGTATATAGCGCAAAAACGGGATTACACATCACGGACACAGATACACTAACAAATATTTCGAAGTTAGATTCTACACTAGCAAAGTATGACCTATTCGTAGGCGAGGTTAAGGCTCTAAATAAAATAAGCTTAACTAAACCACAGAAATTACCGTCAGTCGTAGAAGTTCAGATTGGTGACTCATGGGATGACTATCGCCCTGCTCGTCCTAAAGACTTCGTAGGTCGCGATGAACTCCAAAAGAACATTCTTTCATTTCTTGGTTCGATAAGAGATAAGGAGTCGTCGACTCGAATATTTGCGATAACAGGTAACTCGGGACTCGGTAAAAGTTCATTGATTGCGAAATTACGAGATCGCGCAAAGAATAAACACTACAAGAACAAATACTATGTGTTCGCCGTAGATATTCGTGGCGCAAAATCTCCGAACTACATCAACGCTGCCCTACTTAAAGCTCTAAAAGAAGCACAGAACTTTGGTGTGGGTGACAAAATAGAATTAAAACTGAGTGACCCAGACGCACCGCTCTCATCAGATAGCATCCAAACTTATTTGGAGTCAGTCGAGAAGCAAGACAAAGTGATTTGTTTGGTGTTTGATCAGTTCGAAGAACTCTATTCAAAACCAGAATTATTTAGTGTGTTTGAATCAGCGAAAAGCTTAATGCTTGAGGTAGCAGCACTGAAAGGTAACCTAGCTCTGGGTTTTGCATGGAAAACCGATAGTACGACTCAGCAAGACCACCCGGCATACCATATGTGGCATGAGTTGAAAGACTTGCGCCGTGAATATAGGTTAGAGATCTTCGATAGTGGTGAGGTGTCTAAATCTATCACTACATTCGAAAAAGAGTTCGACCAAAAAATCACACCAGATATTCGACACCAGATCACTTATGCATGTCAGGGTTTCCCTTGGTTGCTTAAAAAGCTATGCATTAACTTACGAGAAAGCTACAAGCGCGGTTCTAGTGCTGACGTATCTTTAGCTGACTTAGATGTTGCTAGATTGTTCGCTAATGACTTAGAACAATTGTCTCAATCAGAACGCACTTGTTTGGATATTATTGCTGACAGAGCACCTGCGGATTGGAGTGAGATCATTGAGCTGTCTAGTGTCGCCGATGTAAATCAACTCGTTCACAAAAGAATGATTATTCGAAGCGGCGACCGTCTAAACATCTACTGGGATATTTTTAAAGATTACCTAATTACAGGTAAAGTACCATTTATCCCTTACAACTATACTCCTACCTCAGATTTTTTCGCGCTAATGAGTCTTGCGCGCGAGCTAAAGTTTGATTGCTTCACTAGTTCAAACGATCTGGTTGAGAAGTTACAAAAAACTGAGAAGACAATACTAAACGTCGGCTCTGACTTGGTTATGTTCGGTATTGCAGAAAGAAATGGTTCTAATTTCAAGTTACACTCTCAAGTTACAGAGCTTACTGACTTTAACTGTTTAACTATCATCCGACGTAAACTTGCACGTCATAGTTTTAAACTATCTCTATACAAGCAGTTTGCGGGTCAGGTGGTTAATCACAAGCAACTGCTTGACACCTTTAAAGCCTCAATGCCGAAAACAGGTCATAGTGACAATACATGGTCTGTATATAGTCGTAGGCTAACCAAATATCTCCAGTTAACAGGTTTCTTAGTTCAAACTGGACAAGACTACACCATTCAAGATTCCGCTGTCGCAGCTGTTTCTACCGAACAATTCAAAGTTAGGCACAAAGGCAAACAACGAAGCAAAGTGTTTTCTTCTACAGTATCCCCGCATAGAGCGATGCAAACATTTAAAGCTTTCCAAGCCAGCGGCAACTTCATAGAGCTAGAAAACCAAGGTCACCGAAATCAGTTGTCAGTTCTCAAACGATTCGAGTTAATTGTGCTCAATGACGCAGGTTCTTATGCCATCAACCATGCTCTTATTGATAAGCATGGCGGTGATGTGGAGGCACTTTGGATCGCAGCTAAAAATGAACCTGCTGTCCAGAAGTGTATTGAATACTTGTCTAACGACCTCTCTCTAAATGGCGCTAAAGTTGGTGAATTGATTGCAAACGATTTTGGGCTTACTTGGAAAGAAGGAAGTAGGAAGCGCGGCGGTAACAGTATTCGTCAATGGTCTCTGTGGGTAAAACAAGGTATTGAAGACAGTAGTATCCCGTCACTACCCGGCAGAAACAGCAAATCTTAG
- a CDS encoding recombinase family protein, translating into MKNCYLYRRYSTSKQSKGSSLERQQLLADRWCAANDGRLLDVITDEGYSAFKGDHISQGAFAGVLSAISSGVIPAGSYLLVENIDRLSRQAIGDALTTWMNILGADINIVTLMDGKVFTKESRNDLGSMLTYLVTQERAWSESHAKSVRTTNAIKAANTRLLNGEVARVTRPASWVTFTPSGYELNHKADAVRRLFELYLSGLGQASTAKQLNDEGITTLSGRSPKWSSASVRKVLLNENVTGIKTIDGNAVEVYPVVVTREDWLKAKNQLSSKSLGASITVGKVANPLTGFCHCGECSETMHYASSRSSAGVRYEYLQCASHRRLHKCGNVMFKLSHLFAVAKSLAAVLCDLPVEQDETQRLTAAVQDAALSLKDVRGRLATASDMAVKFPSEAAFSALSRLELEVTENTQHLEQAEIALASAKGVQAAPLIQLSAVRKLHLSDETSRREAAQIFRNSFESWVFNADGSSELLTKRHGVIYLDGAGRSLEIRAQSAAFEGIVSRFKAIPFEIGGKQGLITLDKA; encoded by the coding sequence ATGAAAAACTGCTACCTATACCGAAGGTACTCCACATCAAAGCAATCCAAAGGTTCATCCCTTGAGAGGCAGCAGTTATTAGCTGACAGGTGGTGTGCTGCCAATGACGGGCGATTGCTAGATGTCATAACCGATGAGGGCTATTCAGCTTTTAAAGGCGATCACATATCACAGGGTGCATTCGCCGGAGTGCTGTCTGCTATTAGTTCCGGTGTAATACCCGCAGGTAGTTACTTGTTAGTAGAGAACATCGACCGTTTAAGCCGACAGGCGATTGGTGACGCACTAACTACTTGGATGAATATTCTAGGTGCTGATATTAATATCGTCACGCTGATGGACGGTAAGGTCTTCACTAAAGAGTCTCGTAATGACCTAGGCTCGATGCTTACTTACCTTGTCACGCAGGAAAGGGCATGGAGCGAGAGTCACGCTAAATCGGTTCGAACTACAAATGCGATCAAAGCAGCGAACACCCGGTTACTGAATGGAGAAGTCGCGAGAGTTACGCGCCCTGCATCATGGGTTACTTTTACACCTAGCGGTTACGAGTTGAACCATAAAGCCGATGCTGTTCGTCGTCTATTCGAACTTTATCTCTCCGGTCTAGGTCAGGCTAGTACAGCGAAGCAGTTAAACGATGAAGGGATAACAACACTTAGCGGTCGCTCTCCTAAGTGGTCATCCGCATCCGTACGCAAGGTTCTATTAAATGAGAATGTAACAGGTATCAAAACCATCGACGGGAACGCGGTCGAGGTTTACCCGGTAGTGGTTACTAGAGAGGATTGGTTAAAGGCAAAAAACCAATTGTCATCTAAGAGTCTAGGCGCATCAATAACTGTAGGTAAGGTTGCGAATCCACTTACAGGGTTTTGTCACTGCGGCGAGTGTTCGGAGACGATGCACTATGCGTCATCACGGAGTTCTGCGGGAGTTCGTTACGAATACTTGCAATGTGCTTCACATCGCCGTTTGCATAAATGCGGGAATGTGATGTTCAAACTAAGTCACTTGTTCGCAGTAGCTAAAAGCCTAGCCGCTGTGTTGTGTGACCTACCTGTAGAACAAGACGAGACGCAACGGTTAACCGCAGCAGTACAAGATGCCGCATTAAGTCTAAAAGATGTTAGAGGGCGTTTAGCTACCGCATCCGATATGGCTGTAAAGTTCCCATCCGAAGCCGCATTTTCTGCACTAAGTCGACTTGAGTTAGAGGTCACAGAGAACACGCAACACTTAGAACAGGCTGAGATAGCTCTAGCAAGTGCTAAGGGTGTACAAGCCGCACCATTGATTCAGTTGAGTGCTGTTCGCAAACTACATTTGTCCGATGAGACGAGTAGGCGTGAAGCGGCGCAGATATTCCGCAACAGTTTTGAGTCATGGGTATTCAACGCAGATGGGAGTAGTGAGTTACTTACCAAGCGTCACGGTGTGATTTACCTAGACGGAGCAGGTCGTAGCCTAGAAATAAGGGCGCAAAGTGCTGCATTCGAAGGGATAGTATCTCGATTTAAGGCTATCCCGTTTGAGATTGGCGGCAAACAAGGACTGATAACACTCGATAAAGCGTAA
- a CDS encoding DMT family transporter, with translation MQTVIITFITLVAFAANSVLCRWALMDQTIDPLSFSIVRILSGALTLLILLTLSSSAKRKQDKAVNKASTYTKVRSQFNLTAIVALLVYMFGFSFAYLTLGAGLGALVLFVAVQFTMIAAHLFAGNRMSSLEWGGCLLSVSGLVYLLMPTESTSSPDITSIILMALAGIGWGIYTLAGKKSTNALQSTTANFGFSSLAILMLLSLLTVIPSVTSQISITEQGLIYAALSGSVASGVGYSLWYYVVKKLNTVVASIAQLSVPVIATLGGVLLLSEPVTIQFVISSTVILLGISLVLVAPKLKKQRA, from the coding sequence ATGCAAACCGTGATTATCACATTCATTACGCTGGTGGCATTTGCTGCCAATTCTGTATTGTGTCGTTGGGCATTGATGGATCAAACGATTGATCCTTTGAGTTTCTCGATCGTGCGTATCTTATCGGGTGCGCTCACCCTGTTGATTTTATTAACCTTATCTTCAAGCGCCAAACGCAAACAAGATAAAGCGGTCAACAAAGCATCGACGTACACCAAGGTTCGTTCTCAGTTTAATTTAACCGCCATAGTGGCGTTACTCGTTTACATGTTCGGCTTCTCGTTTGCTTATCTAACATTAGGTGCAGGACTTGGAGCTCTGGTACTGTTTGTTGCGGTTCAGTTCACCATGATTGCTGCACACCTATTCGCAGGCAACAGAATGTCATCGCTTGAATGGGGTGGTTGTTTGTTGTCTGTTTCTGGGCTCGTTTACTTACTCATGCCGACGGAATCGACAAGTTCGCCGGATATCACCTCTATCATATTGATGGCTCTGGCTGGAATTGGGTGGGGCATTTATACATTGGCGGGTAAGAAATCCACAAACGCGTTGCAATCTACGACTGCCAACTTTGGATTTAGCTCGTTAGCGATCCTTATGTTATTAAGCCTGTTAACGGTTATTCCAAGCGTGACATCGCAAATATCCATCACTGAGCAAGGTTTGATTTACGCGGCATTGTCGGGTTCAGTGGCTTCTGGCGTGGGTTATAGCTTATGGTATTACGTCGTGAAAAAGCTGAATACCGTCGTCGCATCGATTGCACAGCTTTCTGTTCCAGTTATCGCGACACTTGGCGGTGTTTTGTTGCTATCTGAACCTGTCACCATTCAATTTGTTATCTCATCGACTGTCATTTTACTTGGGATAAGCTTGGTTCTTGTCGCCCCTAAACTTAAGAAACAAAGAGCTTAA
- a CDS encoding SgrR family transcriptional regulator — protein sequence MSSPRLRVQFETLFEFFDGKDSDVQLDDITDVLCCTRRNARMVLNKLEEEGWVEWLPAAGRGKLSQLIFKQNRCDVSENLARRYLEEGKIGQALSVLDHNAAKLTQVIQNYLGVQYQEGEQVIRLPYYRPLSMLNPTKSMRRSEQHITCQVFSGLTRLDENDQLQPDLAHSWQKINDHQWRFFLRPGVRFHNGEPLLTSHVVDTLLLLEPLNMFSHIKDVSSPANCVVDVFLTRPDKYFPLALTESVAKVTLPMILRGEDYDIRPIGTGPYRIEKNDEKQLVLTAFNGYFGFRPLIDRVEVWVVDEAYSSMVYPSLSKPIMADRGDSDDEVELDPGCTYLLLNRKKGIAQDSAWAEFLSNALNASDLFVHIPKETVIDLGVLHAYGIKPGWYDIKLKTPVCPPASAKPSVRLVYQCQHPMFPTLAKAIVTVLKQYNVDVELFGYETDPPHADNVDIWINPMGIANNRDDALAGWLMDYSFLDESSPAEDFDQWCHMIDRWRSGEFEQFPARQLGKQLVQSNQLIPMFHCWLGVNKDQCGTLQNAKCNALGWFDFSQVWVKPDVD from the coding sequence ATGAGTAGCCCAAGACTTCGCGTTCAATTTGAAACCCTGTTTGAATTCTTCGATGGTAAAGATTCTGATGTTCAGCTCGATGACATAACAGATGTGCTCTGTTGTACCCGTCGTAATGCCAGAATGGTGCTTAACAAACTCGAAGAAGAGGGTTGGGTAGAGTGGTTACCTGCAGCGGGTCGAGGCAAGTTGTCTCAACTTATCTTTAAGCAGAACCGTTGTGATGTAAGCGAAAACCTAGCACGCCGCTACTTAGAAGAAGGTAAAATTGGGCAAGCACTGTCGGTACTTGACCACAATGCAGCCAAGCTTACTCAAGTTATTCAAAATTATTTGGGCGTACAGTATCAAGAAGGCGAGCAAGTTATTCGTTTGCCTTACTACCGTCCACTTTCCATGCTTAACCCAACTAAATCGATGCGACGCTCTGAACAACACATCACATGTCAGGTGTTCAGTGGGTTAACGCGCCTCGATGAGAACGATCAGCTACAGCCTGATCTCGCGCATTCATGGCAAAAGATTAATGACCATCAATGGCGATTCTTCTTAAGACCGGGGGTTCGTTTTCATAACGGAGAGCCGCTCTTGACAAGTCACGTTGTGGATACGCTTCTTTTGCTCGAGCCGCTCAATATGTTCTCTCATATTAAAGATGTATCATCACCGGCCAATTGCGTGGTTGATGTCTTTCTAACGCGCCCAGATAAGTACTTCCCACTCGCACTCACTGAATCGGTTGCTAAGGTGACCTTGCCGATGATTTTACGTGGTGAAGACTACGATATTCGCCCAATTGGTACTGGCCCTTATCGCATTGAAAAGAACGATGAGAAGCAACTGGTGTTAACGGCTTTCAACGGATACTTTGGTTTTAGACCGCTGATCGATCGCGTTGAAGTTTGGGTGGTCGATGAGGCTTATTCATCAATGGTTTACCCAAGTCTTTCTAAGCCAATAATGGCAGACCGTGGTGATAGCGATGATGAGGTAGAGCTTGATCCGGGCTGCACATATTTACTATTGAATAGAAAGAAGGGCATCGCACAAGATTCTGCTTGGGCTGAGTTTCTATCGAATGCTTTGAACGCTTCAGACCTGTTTGTGCATATTCCAAAAGAAACGGTTATCGATTTGGGTGTGCTGCATGCTTACGGAATCAAACCCGGTTGGTATGACATCAAGTTAAAAACACCCGTTTGTCCACCAGCAAGCGCTAAACCAAGCGTGAGATTGGTGTATCAATGTCAGCATCCAATGTTTCCAACACTCGCTAAAGCCATCGTCACTGTGTTGAAGCAATACAACGTTGATGTTGAACTTTTCGGTTACGAAACCGATCCTCCACACGCAGACAATGTTGATATTTGGATAAACCCAATGGGGATTGCCAACAATAGAGACGATGCGCTAGCCGGTTGGTTAATGGATTACAGCTTTCTCGATGAATCTAGCCCAGCAGAAGACTTCGACCAATGGTGTCACATGATTGATCGTTGGCGCTCGGGCGAGTTTGAGCAATTCCCAGCAAGACAACTCGGTAAACAACTTGTGCAAAGCAATCAGTTGATCCCGATGTTTCACTGCTGGTTAGGCGTAAACAAAGACCAATGCGGCACGCTGCAAAACGCTAAGTGTAATGCACTCGGATGGTTCGACTTTAGCCAAGTTTGGGTTAAACCTGACGTTGACTGA